One Phaseolus vulgaris cultivar G19833 chromosome 4, P. vulgaris v2.0, whole genome shotgun sequence DNA window includes the following coding sequences:
- the LOC137836780 gene encoding uncharacterized protein has translation MKKKKNDGVEKKPRGRFVEEEGGGETIKCSGKHCGSCCGGYVADCVAVCCCPCAVLHCCVLALVKGPFLVGRKCLRLGKKKNKNQKKNKKKGHHEYDDDDDEVEVGVGGVSGSGSDVVDGFDAEKVWRELYQIGHLDFGRVSSSHDD, from the coding sequence atgaagaagaagaagaatgatgGTGTGGAGAAGAAGCCACGTGGCAGGTTCGTGGAGGAGGAAGGTGGTGGGGAAACGATCAAGTGTTCGGGGAAGCACTGTGGGTCATGCTGTGGCGGCTACGTAGCTGACTGTGTGGCAGTGTGCTGCTGTCCCTGTGCTGTTCTGCATTGCTGTGTTCTTGCTCTTGTCAAAGGCCCTTTTCTTGTGGGGAGAAAGTGTTTGAGGCTgggaaagaagaagaacaagaatcagaagaagaacaagaaaaagGGTCATCATgaatatgatgatgatgatgatgaagttgaagTTGGTGTTGGTGGTGTTTCTGGTTCTGGTTCTGATGTTGTTGATGGCTTTGATGCAGAGAAAGTTTGGAGGGAGCTTTATCAGATAGGCCATTTGGATTTTGGGAGGGTTTCTTCATCACATGATGATTAG